In a genomic window of Cytobacillus sp. FSL H8-0458:
- a CDS encoding flotillin family protein, giving the protein MLMVWVVIGIAAFLLIALLGVFITKYRTAGPDEALIVTGSYLGSKNVHVDESGNKIKIIRGGGTFVLPVFQQAEPLSLLSSKLEVTTPEVYTEQGVPVMADGTAIIKIGGSIGEIATAAEQFLGKSKEDRENEAKEVLEGHLRSILGSMTVEEIYKNRDKFSQEVQRVASQDLAKMGLIIVSFTIKDVRDKNGYLDSLGRPRIAQVKRDADIATAEAEKETRIKRAEAAKDAQKAELERATEIAEAEKENQMKMADYRREQDIAKARADQAYDLETARAKQEVTEHEMQIRIIERQKQIELEEKEILRRERQYDSEVKKKADADRYAVEQAAEAEKKKQIAEADANQYRIESQARAEAERVRADGMAKADSQRAQGESEAEIIRLKGLAEAEAKRKIAEAFEQYGQAAIMDMVINMLPEYAKQLASPLSNIDKITVVDTGSDSTNGGANKVTGYATNLMSTMQESLKASSGIDVKELLQNFSGKGNVRQSLEQLTEEIKEKEPVQPAKGI; this is encoded by the coding sequence ATGTTAATGGTTTGGGTTGTAATTGGAATCGCAGCATTTTTGCTGATTGCTCTGCTGGGTGTGTTCATTACAAAATATCGGACTGCAGGGCCGGATGAAGCGTTAATTGTAACAGGCAGTTATTTGGGAAGTAAGAATGTCCATGTGGACGAATCAGGAAATAAGATAAAAATAATCAGAGGCGGAGGAACATTTGTACTTCCAGTCTTTCAGCAGGCAGAGCCATTGAGCCTCCTGTCAAGCAAACTGGAGGTTACCACTCCGGAAGTATATACCGAACAGGGAGTTCCTGTCATGGCAGACGGAACTGCAATTATAAAAATTGGCGGGAGTATTGGGGAAATTGCTACGGCCGCAGAACAGTTCCTTGGAAAATCGAAGGAAGATCGGGAAAATGAAGCGAAAGAAGTTCTTGAAGGACATTTGCGGTCGATTCTGGGATCTATGACGGTCGAAGAAATATATAAAAACAGGGATAAATTTTCCCAGGAGGTTCAAAGGGTAGCTTCACAGGATCTGGCAAAAATGGGCTTGATCATCGTTTCTTTTACAATCAAAGATGTACGCGACAAAAATGGATACCTTGATTCACTGGGAAGGCCAAGAATTGCCCAGGTTAAGAGGGATGCGGATATTGCCACAGCTGAAGCTGAAAAGGAAACCCGGATTAAACGGGCAGAAGCAGCTAAGGATGCCCAAAAGGCAGAACTTGAAAGGGCAACTGAAATAGCTGAAGCTGAGAAAGAAAATCAAATGAAAATGGCTGACTACAGAAGGGAACAGGATATTGCCAAAGCGCGTGCTGACCAGGCGTATGACCTTGAGACAGCCAGAGCAAAGCAGGAAGTTACGGAGCATGAAATGCAAATCAGAATTATAGAGCGCCAAAAGCAAATTGAGCTTGAAGAAAAAGAAATCTTAAGAAGAGAACGCCAATATGATTCCGAAGTGAAGAAAAAAGCAGACGCAGACAGGTATGCTGTTGAGCAGGCAGCAGAGGCAGAAAAGAAAAAGCAAATTGCCGAAGCGGATGCAAACCAATACCGGATTGAATCACAGGCACGTGCAGAAGCTGAAAGGGTTAGGGCAGATGGGATGGCCAAGGCTGATTCACAGCGCGCCCAAGGTGAATCTGAAGCCGAAATCATTCGCCTCAAAGGTCTTGCGGAAGCAGAGGCAAAGAGAAAAATCGCCGAGGCATTTGAACAGTATGGCCAGGCGGCAATAATGGATATGGTCATTAACATGCTTCCGGAATATGCGAAACAGCTTGCAAGCCCGTTATCGAATATTGATAAGATTACAGTGGTTGATACAGGGAGTGACAGCACTAATGGCGGTGCCAATAAAGTAACTGGCTATGCAACCAACCTGATGTCCACGATGCAGGAAAGCCTGAAAGCTTCATCAGGCATTGACGTGAAGGAGCTGCTCCAAAACTTTTCAGGCAAAGGAAACGTCCGCCAAAGTCTGGAACAGCTGACTGAGGAAATTAAAGAAAAAGAACCCGTCCAGCCCGCTAAAGGTATTTAG
- a CDS encoding glycerophosphodiester phosphodiesterase: MTLKVMKNVFFTALATVISFFGIKKMANTAHKIKRIGHRGVAGYCPENTFPSYDRAIEMGADYLEIDVQLSKDRRLVVIHDSLVDRTTDHKGKVSDFTFKELRKMDAGSWFSTKYSGACIPSFEEVLDKYADRVGLLIELKKPSLYPGIEKMIAEELKKRKLDSKGKDHIIVQSFETSSMRLFHELMPEIPVAILINYPPDKMEIKSIAEYASYMNPKWTVVNKRVIDLIHSNGMKAIAWTVRSKKEAEKLKHYPLDGIVADYLDLIE, translated from the coding sequence ATGACTTTGAAGGTAATGAAAAATGTTTTTTTTACAGCTTTGGCTACAGTTATTTCATTTTTCGGCATTAAAAAAATGGCAAATACTGCACATAAGATAAAAAGAATAGGTCATCGGGGAGTTGCCGGCTACTGCCCGGAAAATACTTTTCCTTCATATGACCGAGCAATCGAAATGGGAGCAGATTATCTGGAAATTGATGTTCAATTAAGCAAGGATCGAAGGCTTGTCGTGATTCACGATTCCCTTGTAGACCGCACAACTGACCATAAAGGAAAAGTCTCTGACTTTACCTTTAAAGAGCTCAGAAAAATGGATGCCGGCAGCTGGTTTTCTACAAAATACAGCGGTGCCTGTATCCCTTCATTTGAAGAGGTCTTAGACAAATATGCGGATCGTGTCGGGCTTTTAATTGAATTAAAGAAACCGTCCCTGTATCCTGGCATTGAAAAGATGATCGCCGAGGAACTAAAAAAAAGAAAACTTGATTCAAAGGGTAAAGACCACATTATTGTGCAGTCATTTGAAACATCTTCTATGAGATTATTTCATGAACTGATGCCGGAAATCCCTGTCGCCATCTTAATCAACTATCCTCCTGACAAAATGGAGATAAAAAGTATTGCCGAATATGCAAGCTACATGAATCCTAAGTGGACTGTGGTTAATAAGCGCGTGATCGATCTTATTCATTCGAATGGCATGAAAGCAATCGCCTGGACTGTGCGTTCAAAGAAAGAAGCAGAAAAATTAAAGCATTACCCACTGGATGGCATTGTTGCTGATTATTTAGATCTTATTGAATAG
- the abc-f gene encoding ribosomal protection-like ABC-F family protein, producing MCANKISNHNNNSIPVIMARDLQKSFGDKTVFSNLEFDIYQQDRIGLVGLNGTGKTTLANILFGSIQADKGTFERMKEPYRIGYLHQSADYSVSDIHAPDQSPEEEILHQASRLGLSKLHEWKSERLDSLSGGERLKLSLAKVWSSKPDMLILDEPTNHLDLQGIEWLIGEIGQFSGPVMIISHDRHFLDQVVRRIFELQEGILTMYDGNYTAYREQKQKNYDDQLHQFNVQQREIHRIENQMANLKKWSEKAHRESTKGGSPSESRQMGFKEYHRVKAKKMDQQVKSKMKRLQQELDKNKIDKPAEEAKVLFHFDSSGKRGKRIIEAKNLSKSYGDRTLFKDSQFYIKHGEKIGILGSNGAGKTTLIRMLLEEVSPSGGELWISSTLKIAYLNQDINDLPLTKNALEALDLSEREQIYKARTLLANLGMKDAKLKQPIGQLSMGERIRVKLTDMLLKEYDVLILDEPTNHLDLPSREQFEKTLKEFSGTLIIISHDLYFLEKLSTRLLVFEENKITRFEMNLKEYRIISRDSKQEKDHDSTKEQIMVIDNRINAILGELSLLGQGDSKYAQLDKEFNGLLNEKRTLLNQ from the coding sequence ATGTGTGCAAATAAAATCAGTAATCACAATAATAACAGCATACCGGTTATCATGGCCAGGGATCTTCAAAAGTCATTTGGAGATAAAACGGTTTTTTCTAATTTGGAATTTGATATTTATCAGCAGGATCGCATTGGTCTTGTTGGCTTAAATGGCACGGGTAAAACTACATTGGCCAATATTTTATTTGGCAGTATTCAGGCGGATAAAGGCACTTTCGAGCGGATGAAGGAGCCATATAGAATCGGCTATCTTCACCAGTCAGCAGATTATTCTGTGAGTGATATTCATGCTCCTGACCAGAGCCCGGAAGAAGAAATTCTTCATCAGGCAAGCAGATTAGGACTTTCAAAACTCCATGAATGGAAATCGGAAAGGCTTGATTCTTTAAGCGGGGGAGAAAGATTGAAGCTCTCTTTAGCTAAGGTTTGGTCATCAAAACCGGATATGCTGATTTTGGATGAACCCACCAATCATTTGGATTTACAGGGAATCGAGTGGCTTATTGGGGAAATTGGCCAATTTAGCGGTCCTGTCATGATCATTTCCCATGACCGTCATTTCCTTGATCAGGTTGTCCGCAGGATTTTTGAGCTGCAGGAAGGCATTTTAACCATGTATGACGGGAATTACACAGCCTACCGGGAACAAAAACAGAAAAATTATGATGATCAGCTTCATCAATTTAATGTTCAGCAGAGAGAGATTCATCGGATCGAAAATCAGATGGCCAATTTAAAAAAATGGTCGGAAAAAGCTCACAGGGAATCAACTAAAGGCGGGAGTCCTTCTGAGAGTAGACAGATGGGCTTTAAAGAATATCACAGAGTGAAAGCCAAAAAGATGGATCAGCAGGTTAAGTCAAAAATGAAAAGACTTCAGCAGGAACTGGATAAAAATAAAATTGATAAGCCGGCAGAAGAGGCGAAAGTTCTTTTTCATTTTGATTCGTCAGGTAAACGGGGGAAGAGGATCATCGAAGCAAAAAACCTCTCAAAAAGCTATGGAGACCGGACTCTGTTTAAGGATAGCCAGTTTTATATAAAGCATGGTGAAAAAATAGGAATTCTTGGAAGCAATGGGGCTGGCAAGACTACTTTAATCCGTATGCTGCTGGAAGAGGTATCACCTTCTGGTGGGGAACTTTGGATTAGCAGCACTTTAAAGATTGCCTATTTAAACCAGGATATTAATGATTTACCTTTAACCAAAAACGCCCTTGAAGCACTTGATCTCAGCGAACGGGAGCAGATTTACAAGGCAAGGACCCTATTAGCAAATCTGGGTATGAAGGATGCGAAGTTAAAGCAGCCGATTGGACAGCTGAGCATGGGAGAGCGAATCAGGGTTAAGCTCACAGACATGCTTTTAAAGGAATATGACGTCCTAATATTAGATGAACCGACTAATCACTTGGATTTGCCAAGCAGGGAGCAATTTGAAAAAACGCTCAAGGAATTTTCTGGTACACTCATCATTATTTCGCATGACTTATACTTTTTAGAGAAGTTAAGTACAAGATTGCTTGTATTTGAAGAAAATAAAATTACCAGATTTGAAATGAATCTGAAGGAATATCGTATAATATCCAGAGACTCCAAGCAGGAAAAAGATCATGATTCTACAAAAGAGCAGATCATGGTAATTGATAACCGCATCAACGCGATACTTGGAGAACTCAGTCTGCTTGGTCAGGGTGACAGCAAATATGCCCAATTGGATAAGGAGTTTAATGGCTTATTAAATGAAAAAAGAACATTATTAAATCAATAA
- a CDS encoding YjcZ family sporulation protein, with product MSDGCGYGGGFALLVVLFILLIIIGASWGYGGFY from the coding sequence ATGTCAGACGGTTGCGGATACGGCGGCGGTTTCGCCCTTTTAGTTGTATTGTTTATTTTACTAATTATTATCGGTGCTTCTTGGGGTTACGGTGGATTCTACTAA
- a CDS encoding YjcZ family sporulation protein produces MYGYGYGCGYPAGGCGYGGGFALIVVLFILLIIVGASCFKW; encoded by the coding sequence ATGTATGGCTACGGATATGGCTGCGGCTACCCTGCAGGCGGATGCGGATATGGCGGAGGTTTTGCTCTAATTGTCGTTCTGTTCATCCTGTTGATCATCGTAGGTGCTTCTTGCTTCAAGTGGTAA